CGCGGCGCACGTGGATCCTGAGGCAGGACGGCGCGGCGATCGAAATGGTTCTGGACCGCGGCGAGGCGGCGGTGGGGGACCGAACATCGCCGATCAGCGAGATCGAGCTGGAGTTGAAGGCCGGCGATCCGGCCGCATTGTTCACGCTTGCCCGGCGCATCGATGCGGTCGCGCCCGTCCTGCTGAGTGTACAGACCAAGGCCGAGCGGGGCTACCGGCTCACCGGACCGGTCGCTACGATGGTCAAGGCAGAGCCGATAGCGCTAACGAGTGACATGACGGCGGCCCATAGCAGGCGACCTGCCGCCGGTTGCTGAAGCTGCGGAAGAACGCCTCGGCATGCAGCACGCCGGCAAACTCGGGACCGATGCCGCGCAGCTGGAGCAGCCGGGCGCTCGCCGGCTCAGCTGCCTCGTCCGTCGCCGCCTCCAGCATCGCGTCGCGCCCGCGCTCCACCTCCTTGATCTGGCGCATGACCAGCTCCAGCCGGTCCAACTCGCGCTCGATCTCGCGCTTCACATGGCAAGGCAGCGGCCGACCGTCACCGGTGACTAGTTCCTCCAGCCGCGCGCGCCGGTTCGTGCGCAGTGGTTCGTAATCGCCGACCTCTCGCGCGAACAGCAGGCCCTTGATGCGGTTGACGTGCCGGATGCGTTCGACGACCAGCGAGCGCCGCTCGCGGCAGACGCGCCGGCGGTCTTCGTCCTCTGCGCTCGGCACTGTCACCATGGCACAGACCCGCGGCTCGCCGCGCTTGTAGGCAAGCAGCGTGCGGACCAGCGCCTCGCCGTCGAGCTTGTCCGTCTTCGCGCGCTGGCTGCGCCACGAGGCCGCGATCGAGGCGGCATCGACGACATGGCTCTCGATGCCTTCGCGCACGAGGCAGCGGTGAATCCAGAAGCCGTCCAGCCCCGCCTCTTGGATGACGACCAGCGGATACTGCTCGCCCGTCCGCTCCCGCGCCTTCGCCTGCAACTGCGCGAACCGCTCCAGCAGTGCCGGCACGTCGCTGGCCTTCCCCTGATGGCGTGAAATGCGCCCGCAGCCACCCGGCGCCAGCGACGTCACCAGCCAAGTGGAACGGCTCAACTCGAGCGACACGAAGATCGCGTTCAGCTGCGTGCTGACGGCGGCATGGGACGGAATGGACGCGGGCAATCTCCTTCGACAAAGCGGGAAGGCCAGTCTGCCTTTTTGAAGTCACCTATCTTTCTCAAGCGACCGCAGCTTCTCTTGCTCATCGTGAAGGAGTTTGCGGATTTCATTATGTCTGTCGCGATGGGCGGCATTGTGGAGAAGCGCCTGGAAGCGCAGGATATTCTCGTTGTGCGCCCAGGATCGCTTCTCGAAGTCGCTCCGACCGCTCCCGCCATCACACGCCATTTGCAATGCTCCCGCTAGCGACCTGCCTACGGGCGAGCGGAGCGCCGCTGGCGGCGATCCTATCGCCTCAGCGTGTCGGAGTGCACAGAGTGATGACCGTTCGCGCGCGTGTCTGTTCGATGTCGAACATAGCAGCAGCGGTTCTGAAACTTTCCCGAAAAGTCAGCCGCCCGGCTGCGTTTCCGGGCCAAACAACCGATTCATCTCTGTGGTGGTCTCGGCGTAACACTCGCACGACGTCTCCTCGAGACCCGGCCGGTCGACGATCGTAATGATCCCGCGCACATAATCGATGTATCCTGCCCGATGGAGCACCTTGGCGGTCAGCGAGACGCTGGAGCGGGTCGTTCCAAGCATCGTCGCGAGGAACTCGTGGGTGAGGGGAAAGGTGTCGGCAAGGGCGCTGTCATGGCTCGTCAGCAACCAACGACAGCAGCGCTCCTCGAGCGTATGCAGTCGGTTACAGGCCGCAGTTTGTGCGAGCTGGCCAAAGGCGAAGCGCCAGTACCGCTCCAACATCCGCCTCAGATCGCGGTCTCGCTCGAGCTCGCGCGAAAGGAAAGTTCGGCTGATCTTGAGCGCGCTGCCCGGCACCTGCACCATCGTCTCGGTGATCGCCACATCGACGCCGAACAGTGCATTGGAATCGGTGATGCCCTCGACACCGATCGCGCCCACTTCGACGGAGCGGCCATCACGCATCACCTTGACCATCGAGACGATGCCGCGGTTTACGAAATAGAGATGTTGGATCAACCCGTTAACATGATCGATGACCGCCCCCGACTCCGTCTGGATAAGCTCCATCTCGGGTGTCAGCCGTGCGAGCGTCGCCGGAGGCAGCGCGAGCAACAGGCGGTTGGTGATTGGTTCCCTTTCACTGACCATCGTAATGCGCTCCGCCTGACCGACGGTGCGCATGCAAGAGACGGTCGATCGTGTCGCCGACGGCTCCTTCGCGAAACGGCGTCTCGATCACCGCTCCAAAGCCGAGTCTGGCAGCTCGCTCCTGAAGGTCCGGGGTGGAGTAGGCGGTAATCAATATGGCGGGTCCATTCCAATCCCGCGAACGCAGGCACGACAAAATCTCGAAGCCGTCGAGTTCGCGGAACCGATAGTCCGCCACCAGGCAGGCAGCGCTTGTGCAAAACGGATCGTCGAGCAGTGTCTTTCCGCTCGCGTGCGCCCTGACGTCGTAGCCCCGCGCCCGCAAGACCAGCTGAAGCGATCGCCTGACGGCAGGATCGTCTCCTGCAAGCAGGATCTTCGGCTGTCCTGAATCCGAAGCGATGTTCGGGTACCTCATGTTGTTCCGTTCGGAGAGGAGATATTGCATCGTTTCCGATAGCGGGCGCTCCTATGCGATGCGTTACGTAAAGCCCCGGATGAGGCGTCATTACGCACGCCCCGGTTCAATGGACGGCGCAGGCCAGAAAATCCAGAAAATGGCGGCCATGACGGCTATCCAGAACAGAACGATCGCAACGGCGGCTTTCCTGCTGATGGCAGTGACCCAGCGCTTCTGCCTGGGCGCGAAACTCCGCAATCAGTTTCGCCGGAGTTGATCGAGCAGGGCTTGCCCGATGCGCGTGCGAAGCTCCTGTACGACGCACTGAATCCCATCAGCGCAGATTTTGCCTTCTGGCTGGCGATCAGGGTCGCGCGGGCGTCCGTCGTGCGGTTCCTCGGCGTTCCGCCCGAGGTCGAGACCAATGCGCCGCGCGAAGAGCGCGCGTATCACCGCGATCATGCGCGGCATACTTCCGTTGTCGAGACGCGCTGCCGGCCTCCAGAACGATGGCGAGAACAAGATCGTGCCGTGGCCGTTGGAGAAGATCGTGGTTCCTACGCTCATCATCTCGGCGGCGGATGACCTCTCCAAGACCCTGCCGGGCGCCCGGTTCACGGCAGCGCATGTTCCTGGCGCTCGGTTGAAGGTCTTCGAGACGGGTGGACACCTCATGGTGTCGCGCGGCGACGAGGTGCGCAGGACGATCGACGAATTCCTCCGCCGCCCGCCCGGTCCCGCCGATGGCCGGACCGCTTGAGGGCGCCATGAACAGGCGGACCTTTCTTGTCGGAATCGGTGGTGCGGTCGTACTCGCCGGATCGGGCGCGGTTGCGTGGAGATCGTCGGTGGGATCGATGGCCGACTATGAGGACTATGCGCGACACCTACGCGCCCCGCTGGCCGGGAAGTCGAGCCTCCGGGAAATCATCCGCTATGCGACACTCGCGGCCAACGGTCACAATACGTAGCCCTGGCGATTCCGGGTTAAGGACAACGCTATCGATCTCGTTCCGGACTATGGGCGACGCACTGGCGATGAATCGCTACCAAAGTCCCGAACGATGCATTTTCTGTCGCGCGAAGACTTTGTCCGGCGCGGGCGCTCGCCGCCTAGCGCATCTCGAAAAGCTCCTGATTGAACTGCGATCCTGTCAGACCCCGCGACGTCATTGCGGCACACAGGCTCTTTCCAAAAGCAGCCGGACCGCAAAACCAGATGTCTGCCTCGATCCAGTCAGGCACCAGGTCGGCCAATCGATCCAATGTCAAAAAGCCGTCACGGGGCGTGACAAACAGGTGGAAGCGGACGCCCGCTTTCTCGGCGAGATCGCGAACTTGCCCGACAAAACCATCGTCGGGCGCCGCGGTCGAATAGAAAAGGTCGATACCGCCTCCCTGACCGGTCCCGGCAAGTGCCTGGAGGCGTGCGATGAAGGGGGTGATGCCAACGCCGCCCGCGATCCAGATCTGTCGGGCGCGGTTGCCCTGGAAATCGAAGCACCCATAGGGGCCTTCGATCGTCACGGGCTGGCCTACATGGAGCAGGTCCGGGAGCTTGCGCGTATAGTCGCCTAGGCCCTTGATGCTGAAGGCCAGATGGCCGTCATTATGCCATGCCGAGGAGAGGGTGAAGGGATGGGCGCCTTCACGATCGTCGGTCTTGAGGAAGGCGAACTGCCCGGCTTGATGGCCCGGCCACGCCGTCCCGACATCGACTGCCACGTCGAGAACGGCATTGCCGGGATAGATCACGAGCCGCGTGATCACCCCGGCCGCCCGGCGCGAATAGCCAATGCGCCGGAACAGGGCTGTTGTGGCGGCAACCGTGCCCGCCGCGAGCAGGACGATCATCAGCAGCCCCAGAGGCGCGGTCCAGTAGGTGCGGTCCATCAAGACCACGGCATGGAACACGAGCACGAGGAAGATCGGCGCAGTCAGGCGATGCGCCTTGAAGAACCAGTGATACGGGAACTTCTTCCAGAGCGCGAGCAGGACGAGCACGATCAGGATGTAGAGCGCGATCTCGCCCAGCTCGGTGGCGGCGCCGCGCAAACCGTCCAGAAGATTGGCGCCAGCGGCCGGGCCGCTTCCCCTTGGTCGGCTTGGACGAACCAGCCAGCCCTGACCCACCATCCAGCGTGGGATGATCTCGAGCAGCCAATGGGCCAGCGCGAGAAGCAGGCCAGCTACGCCAAACCATTTATGGAGACGGTAGAATTTGTCGAGGCCGCCAAGCGCGCCTTCGATCTGCACTGGCCGCGCCGCCAGCACCACGCCCGCCGCCATGAAGCCGATGGCGAGAATGCCGGTGAGGTAGATGAGTTCGTGGCGGACCGCCCAGAAACCGCCCGTCAAGGCCCCGGTGCGCAGGCTTAGCAGCTAGGCAACGACGAGAATCAGAGCGAGGGCAACAGGAAGAAGTTTCAGCCGGGTCAATCGCATCGCACACGTCACTCCAGAGCAGTATCGCCTGCTTCTCCCGGCCCGGCGCATTGAGCCCTCACGATACATGCAGCGCCATGGGCCGTCAGGCAGTTCGTATTGCTACGTAAGTCGAGCTTCAGGGGCTCGGGTAAATGATGCCAGTGGCCCATGGCGGCAAACTGCGGAGCTTCCGCGCGCCTGTGTTAGGCGCCCTGAAGCTGCGGCTTCGGTCCCAGGACGTCATTCATGGCGACGAGACTACGGTTCAGGTGCTCAAGGAAGAGGGCAAGGCCCCTACCAGCACCTCGTATATGTGGGCCTACCGCAGCAGCGAGGACAGCGAACAGCCGATCGTGCTGTTCGACTATCAACCCGGTCGCGGGCAGGAACATCCGCAGGCCTTCCTCGGCGACTATCGCGGCATCCTGATGAGTGACGGCTATACGGCCTGGCGCACATTGAAAGGCGCCACGCATCTGGGCTGCATGGCCCACGCCAGACGGCGCTTTGCCGACGCCCTCAAGGCGAGGAAGAAACAAGGCGGGCCGCCCGCACAGGCGCTCAAGTTCTTCGACCAGCTCTACCGGATCGAAAGGCAGGCGCGGGACGAAATACCCGATGAGGGGGAAACGCAGGCCAGCTACATGCGCCGCTTCCGCCAGAAACATAGCGTCCCGGTCCTGGATGCGCTCAAGGCGTGGCTCGATGACATCGCACCCAAGGTTGTGCCCGACACCAAGCTTGGTGATGCGGTATCCTACACCCTCAACCAGTGGGAATACCTGACGCGCTACGTCGAAGACGGCAGGATGCCGATCGATAACAATCTTCTCGAACGCGACATCAGGGTTTTTGCAACAGGAAGAAAATCCTGGCTTTTCTGCGACACCGTGGACGGCGCACGGGCGAGCGCCGTAACCTACAGCCTGATGCTGACTTGCCGCGCCTGCGGCGTCGAGCCTCTCGCGTGGCTACGCCATGTCCTCACTGAACTTCCCCAGCGCCCTCACGACGCCGATATCGACGACCTGCTGCCATTCAACTTCGAAAGACAAGCCTGACCCGCCGACGTCGCTGCGGTGGCCTGTCTCGCCCAGCGTCAACTGTGACGGCGGCACTGCCTCCGGAAGCAGCGTGCTACGAAATGCGCGCTTACAATGTTACTGAAAGGAACGCCGCGAAAAAGTATACCGCCCCCAGCAAAGCGCTGTGGCGCAACTCGCCATCTATGGCCCGGAAATTCAGAATCCTGTCCAGCATGGTCCAATTATGGCACAACTCAATTAACAACGCCTTCCACATCTGCCGGCAGATTTCTCGATTCCAGCATCTAATCGCCGCTATCGCCTGCCTCTGCCTAGGTGGTGGGGATTCTTCGCCGATGAGACTAGACGCACTGGCCAGGGGCCAGGGGAAGAATGATTTGAGTCGCCGCGCAGCGCTTTTGGCGCGGAGACTGATTCGTCTCAGCCCATTAATGGCCATCCCGTTCTAATTGAGCCTGCAGGCTCAGCACATGCGGCAGACTCAAGATCGGAAGATGCCTGCTCCATCTCGCGCCAAAAA
The window above is part of the Sphingomonas sanxanigenens DSM 19645 = NX02 genome. Proteins encoded here:
- a CDS encoding Crp/Fnr family transcriptional regulator; its protein translation is MRTVGQAERITMVSEREPITNRLLLALPPATLARLTPEMELIQTESGAVIDHVNGLIQHLYFVNRGIVSMVKVMRDGRSVEVGAIGVEGITDSNALFGVDVAITETMVQVPGSALKISRTFLSRELERDRDLRRMLERYWRFAFGQLAQTAACNRLHTLEERCCRWLLTSHDSALADTFPLTHEFLATMLGTTRSSVSLTAKVLHRAGYIDYVRGIITIVDRPGLEETSCECYAETTTEMNRLFGPETQPGG
- a CDS encoding response regulator, producing the protein MQYLLSERNNMRYPNIASDSGQPKILLAGDDPAVRRSLQLVLRARGYDVRAHASGKTLLDDPFCTSAACLVADYRFRELDGFEILSCLRSRDWNGPAILITAYSTPDLQERAARLGFGAVIETPFREGAVGDTIDRLLHAHRRSGGAHYDGQ
- a CDS encoding alpha/beta fold hydrolase, coding for MRRAKSARITAIMRGILPLSRRAAGLQNDGENKIVPWPLEKIVVPTLIISAADDLSKTLPGARFTAAHVPGARLKVFETGGHLMVSRGDEVRRTIDEFLRRPPGPADGRTA
- a CDS encoding ferredoxin reductase family protein; this encodes MTGGFWAVRHELIYLTGILAIGFMAAGVVLAARPVQIEGALGGLDKFYRLHKWFGVAGLLLALAHWLLEIIPRWMVGQGWLVRPSRPRGSGPAAGANLLDGLRGAATELGEIALYILIVLVLLALWKKFPYHWFFKAHRLTAPIFLVLVFHAVVLMDRTYWTAPLGLLMIVLLAAGTVAATTALFRRIGYSRRAAGVITRLVIYPGNAVLDVAVDVGTAWPGHQAGQFAFLKTDDREGAHPFTLSSAWHNDGHLAFSIKGLGDYTRKLPDLLHVGQPVTIEGPYGCFDFQGNRARQIWIAGGVGITPFIARLQALAGTGQGGGIDLFYSTAAPDDGFVGQVRDLAEKAGVRFHLFVTPRDGFLTLDRLADLVPDWIEADIWFCGPAAFGKSLCAAMTSRGLTGSQFNQELFEMR